The Metallosphaera hakonensis JCM 8857 = DSM 7519 genome includes the window ACTAAAGTTCTGCAGGGAGTCAACTATCTCTCTCTTATTGACCTTATCATCCAATTTTCTAAGCACAGGATTAACCCCATAATTTGATGGTTGTAAAATTTTCACATCATAGATCAACGTTCCCTTTTCAAAGGATACGATGTATCTCTCGTCCCTAAAACCTCCCTTGAGCTCTAGGATCTCTATCTTCTTCAGGGAGACGGAAAGATCCACTATCTCTGGATCACTTATGATGAGCCTGTTGAGGGCGTCATACGTGAAACTACGTTTACCAAAGGGTACGGATTCTTTCAACAAGTTCTCCACGGGCAATCCCACGAATTTAACGTTCCTCAATTTTTGGGACGGTTTAAGAGTGGTGAGGGTAACTAGGTTTGAGCTAACCTCTTTGTATACTAATGGAGATACCTTCGCCATCCTGTCCAGAATGGCTGTTCTTATGAGTCCTTTCAGGGAGGACGCTGGTACTAAGTACTCATTTACCATAAGGATTTGGTCGGGTAGAATGAGGGAGCGAAAGATCAGTTTGAAACCGTGCAGTGTCCTGACGAACTGTTCCCTAAAAATCTCGCGCAGGGTTTTTACTTTCCCCAAGGCTTTAAAGGGGTCAACTATGATTATTTTATCGTCTACTAGATCGAAATCTGCACCCTTATATAGAGTCTCACCGCTCCAAACGAACGTAGGTGTAATTGGTTGTAACTCGACTCTAAAGGTTTCCCTTATCACGTTTTAACCCCAGTCTGCTGGGAAGCTATAGCTTTCACTAGGTCGCCTATATCCTTACTTAAATTCTCAACAGAGTCGTATTCTTTGAAAGTAATTTCTGCCATAGTTACGGGGTCATATATTGATACTGCCACGTTCGTGAACTTTACTCTTCCGTATCCCCTGGAACCTGACGCGCCAAGGTAGGTCTTTTCCAGGAGGATCATTCCCTTGACCAGCAAGTCTAGATAATCCTTCACCTTAGGCAAGTTCTTATCGTAAACCAGAAGGGATAGAGTGCCCGTGAACTTAACGCCAGGCTTCACCCTAGTGACGGATCTAGGATCAGCAGCGGAGGTAACCCTGTCGATCCTGTTCTCGTTCTTATCCTCCATGAAATCCTCGAACGTGACCAGCTCATTTTCGTTGTAAATCTGACAAATTTGTTCCCTGTCGGGGAACATGTCCTCAACCAAGAGAGATGTGGGGGATAGAACTGATAGGAGTGAGTTCATTAATGATACGCTCTCCTTTTCACTCATTTGTTTATATACCTCATTCAAAGGGAAAGCTCCGTATC containing:
- the csm3 gene encoding type III-A CRISPR-associated RAMP protein Csm3, with the protein product MNMSVNHSISLRLEKIVRLKLSMVTVTGLLISAGRILGRIGGADVESMSMERIYQCNQVEIHVRVPYIPGSSLKGRIRSLLEVALGLPLYSSDGKIWSHTLSRDVRVSLSRDDKLSVTDFVKTLINTDLDRMFGYGAFPLNEVYKQMSEKESVSLMNSLLSVLSPTSLLVEDMFPDREQICQIYNENELVTFEDFMEDKNENRIDRVTSAADPRSVTRVKPGVKFTGTLSLLVYDKNLPKVKDYLDLLVKGMILLEKTYLGASGSRGYGRVKFTNVAVSIYDPVTMAEITFKEYDSVENLSKDIGDLVKAIASQQTGVKT